One genomic segment of Mastomys coucha isolate ucsf_1 unplaced genomic scaffold, UCSF_Mcou_1 pScaffold22, whole genome shotgun sequence includes these proteins:
- the Alg11 gene encoding GDP-Man:Man(3)GlcNAc(2)-PP-Dol alpha-1,2-mannosyltransferase isoform X1: MAADTGSWCVYAVLRFFYSLFFPGLMICGVLCVYLVIGLWVIRRHLQRKKKSVSTSKNGKDQMVVAFFHPYCNAGGGGERVLWCALRALQKKYPEAVYVVYTGDINVSGQQILEGAFRRFNIKLVQPVQFVFLRKRYLVEDSRYPHFTLLGQSLGSVLLGWEALMQRVPDVYIDSMGYAFTLPLFKYVGGCRVGSYVHYPTISTDMLSVVKNQNPGFNNAAFITRNALLSKAKLIYYYLFAFIYGLVGSCSDIVMVNSSWTLNHILSLWKVGHCTNIVYPPCDVQTFLDIPLQEKKVTPGHLLVSIGQFRPEKNHALQIKAFAKLLNGKAAESGHSLKLVLIGGCRNKDDEFRVNQLRRLSEDLGVQENVEFKINISFDELKNYLSEATVGLHTMWNEHFGIGVVECMAAGTVILAHNSGGPKLDIVIPHEGQITGFLADSEEGYAETMAHILSLSAEKRLQIRKNARASISRFSDQEFEVAFLCSMEKLLT; this comes from the exons ATGGCGGCGGACACAGGGAGCTGGTGCGTCTACGCAGTGCTGCG atttttttattcactCTTCTTTCCTGGACTAATGATATGTGgagttttgtgtgtatatttggttATTGGCCTTTGGGTTATCAGGCGGCAtctacagagaaagaagaagtCAGTGTCAACCAGCAAAAATGGAAAAGATCAAATGGTGGTTGCATTTTTCCATCCATACTGTAATGCAGGCGGCGGAGGAGAGAGGGTTCTGTGGTGTGCTTTGAGAGCCCTGCAGAAAAA GTATCCTGAGGCAGTTTATGTTGTGTATACTGGTGACATTAATGTCAGTGGTCAGCAGATACTCGAAGGTGCTTTCAGAAGGTTTAACATCAAGTTGGTTCAGCCAGTGCAGTTTGTCTTCCTAAGGAAGCGCTACCTTGTGGAGGACTCCCGCTATCCTCACTTCACATTGCTGGGCCAGAGTCTTGGATCCGTTCTTCTTGGCTGGGAAGCTCTGATGCAGCGTGTTCCTGATGTGTACATCGACTCAATGGGATATGCCTTCACACTCCCTCTGTTTAAATATGTGGGAGGTTGCCGCGTTGGAAGCTATGTTCACTATCCCACTATCAGCACTGACATGCTGTCTGTAGTGAAGAATCAAAATCCTGGATTTAATAATGCGGCTTTTATTACCAGAAATGCTCTTCTCAGCAAAGCAAAGCTCATCTATtactatttatttgcttttatttatggccttgttggatctTGCAGTGACATAGTCATGGTTAATTCTTCTTGGACACTAAACCATATTCTCTCACTGTGGAAAGTTGGGCATTGCACTAACATTGTATATCCACCTTGTGATGTGCAAACATTTCTGGACATCCCTTTACAGGAGAAAAAGGTGACCCCAGGGCATTTACTGGTTTCCATTGGCCAGTTCAGGCCTGAAAAGAATCATGCTTTGCAGATCAAAGCCTTTGCCAAATTGCTTAATGGGAAGGCAGCTGAGTCAGGCCATTCTCTTAAACTTGTCCTTATTGGAGGATGTCGCAACAAAGATGATGAGTTTAGAGTAAACCAACTGAGAAGACTCTCTGAGGATTTAGGAGTTCAAGAAAATgtggaatttaaaataaacatttcatttgaTGAACTGAAGAATTACTTATCTGAAGCAACAGTCGGTCTGCATACCATGTGGAATGAGCATTTTGGGATTg gaGTTGTCGAGTGTATGGCAGCTGGCACAGTTATCCTTGCACACAATTCGGGGGGCCCAAAGCTGGATATTGTCATTCCTCATGAAGGACAAATAACTGGATTTCTGGCTGATAGTGAAGAAGGCTATGCTGAAACCATGgctcatattctttctctgtctgcagAAAAGAGACTTCAAATCAGGAAAAATGCTAGAGCATCTATAAGCAGATTTTCCGACCAGGAGTTTGAAGTAGCATTCCTGTGTTCCATGGAGAAGTTACTTACTTAA
- the Alg11 gene encoding GDP-Man:Man(3)GlcNAc(2)-PP-Dol alpha-1,2-mannosyltransferase isoform X2 yields the protein MICGVLCVYLVIGLWVIRRHLQRKKKSVSTSKNGKDQMVVAFFHPYCNAGGGGERVLWCALRALQKKYPEAVYVVYTGDINVSGQQILEGAFRRFNIKLVQPVQFVFLRKRYLVEDSRYPHFTLLGQSLGSVLLGWEALMQRVPDVYIDSMGYAFTLPLFKYVGGCRVGSYVHYPTISTDMLSVVKNQNPGFNNAAFITRNALLSKAKLIYYYLFAFIYGLVGSCSDIVMVNSSWTLNHILSLWKVGHCTNIVYPPCDVQTFLDIPLQEKKVTPGHLLVSIGQFRPEKNHALQIKAFAKLLNGKAAESGHSLKLVLIGGCRNKDDEFRVNQLRRLSEDLGVQENVEFKINISFDELKNYLSEATVGLHTMWNEHFGIGVVECMAAGTVILAHNSGGPKLDIVIPHEGQITGFLADSEEGYAETMAHILSLSAEKRLQIRKNARASISRFSDQEFEVAFLCSMEKLLT from the exons ATGATATGTGgagttttgtgtgtatatttggttATTGGCCTTTGGGTTATCAGGCGGCAtctacagagaaagaagaagtCAGTGTCAACCAGCAAAAATGGAAAAGATCAAATGGTGGTTGCATTTTTCCATCCATACTGTAATGCAGGCGGCGGAGGAGAGAGGGTTCTGTGGTGTGCTTTGAGAGCCCTGCAGAAAAA GTATCCTGAGGCAGTTTATGTTGTGTATACTGGTGACATTAATGTCAGTGGTCAGCAGATACTCGAAGGTGCTTTCAGAAGGTTTAACATCAAGTTGGTTCAGCCAGTGCAGTTTGTCTTCCTAAGGAAGCGCTACCTTGTGGAGGACTCCCGCTATCCTCACTTCACATTGCTGGGCCAGAGTCTTGGATCCGTTCTTCTTGGCTGGGAAGCTCTGATGCAGCGTGTTCCTGATGTGTACATCGACTCAATGGGATATGCCTTCACACTCCCTCTGTTTAAATATGTGGGAGGTTGCCGCGTTGGAAGCTATGTTCACTATCCCACTATCAGCACTGACATGCTGTCTGTAGTGAAGAATCAAAATCCTGGATTTAATAATGCGGCTTTTATTACCAGAAATGCTCTTCTCAGCAAAGCAAAGCTCATCTATtactatttatttgcttttatttatggccttgttggatctTGCAGTGACATAGTCATGGTTAATTCTTCTTGGACACTAAACCATATTCTCTCACTGTGGAAAGTTGGGCATTGCACTAACATTGTATATCCACCTTGTGATGTGCAAACATTTCTGGACATCCCTTTACAGGAGAAAAAGGTGACCCCAGGGCATTTACTGGTTTCCATTGGCCAGTTCAGGCCTGAAAAGAATCATGCTTTGCAGATCAAAGCCTTTGCCAAATTGCTTAATGGGAAGGCAGCTGAGTCAGGCCATTCTCTTAAACTTGTCCTTATTGGAGGATGTCGCAACAAAGATGATGAGTTTAGAGTAAACCAACTGAGAAGACTCTCTGAGGATTTAGGAGTTCAAGAAAATgtggaatttaaaataaacatttcatttgaTGAACTGAAGAATTACTTATCTGAAGCAACAGTCGGTCTGCATACCATGTGGAATGAGCATTTTGGGATTg gaGTTGTCGAGTGTATGGCAGCTGGCACAGTTATCCTTGCACACAATTCGGGGGGCCCAAAGCTGGATATTGTCATTCCTCATGAAGGACAAATAACTGGATTTCTGGCTGATAGTGAAGAAGGCTATGCTGAAACCATGgctcatattctttctctgtctgcagAAAAGAGACTTCAAATCAGGAAAAATGCTAGAGCATCTATAAGCAGATTTTCCGACCAGGAGTTTGAAGTAGCATTCCTGTGTTCCATGGAGAAGTTACTTACTTAA